One genomic region from Nocardioides plantarum encodes:
- a CDS encoding GNAT family N-acetyltransferase, with protein sequence MTHADDLTSMGAVTHMTQVAQVAAPTAPTATAPGLDEAVQVADAAARAAGVTVREVGDLGELGDVVDLLATIWGRGVNPPVTLELLRAFTKAGNYVGGAFEGDRLVGACVGFFHSPAEDALHSHIAGVSSTALGRSVGFAIKLHQRSWVMLRGVSDVAWTFDPLVRRNAHFNLVKLGTVPVEYLPNFYGAMPDRINGGDDTDRLLVRWPLRDPAVLAACAGAGSRPVVGPDAVVALDVGTDGLPVLGRLDAATSLVQVPHDVETLRRTDPAAAQQWRTAVREVLTTLVADGARIVGLDATHGYVLHRTEPEGDLA encoded by the coding sequence ATGACACACGCCGACGACCTGACCAGCATGGGTGCCGTGACCCACATGACCCAGGTGGCCCAGGTGGCCGCGCCCACCGCGCCCACCGCCACTGCCCCCGGCCTCGACGAGGCGGTGCAGGTGGCCGACGCGGCCGCCCGGGCCGCCGGGGTCACCGTGCGCGAGGTCGGCGACCTGGGCGAGCTCGGCGACGTCGTCGACCTGCTCGCCACGATCTGGGGCCGCGGCGTCAACCCGCCGGTCACCCTGGAGCTGCTCCGCGCGTTCACCAAGGCCGGCAACTACGTCGGCGGCGCGTTCGAGGGCGACCGCCTCGTCGGTGCCTGCGTCGGCTTCTTCCACTCCCCAGCCGAGGACGCCCTGCACAGCCACATCGCCGGCGTCTCCTCGACTGCGCTGGGCCGCAGCGTCGGGTTCGCGATCAAGCTGCACCAGCGCTCCTGGGTGATGCTGCGCGGCGTCTCGGACGTCGCCTGGACCTTCGACCCGTTGGTGCGCCGCAACGCCCACTTCAACCTGGTCAAGCTCGGCACCGTCCCGGTCGAGTACCTCCCCAACTTCTACGGCGCGATGCCCGACCGCATCAACGGCGGCGACGACACCGACCGGCTGCTCGTGCGCTGGCCGCTGCGCGACCCCGCGGTGCTCGCGGCGTGCGCCGGGGCCGGCTCGCGACCGGTGGTCGGCCCGGACGCCGTCGTCGCCCTCGACGTGGGGACCGACGGGCTGCCCGTCCTCGGCCGGCTCGACGCCGCGACGTCCCTGGTGCAGGTGCCCCACGACGTCGAGACGCTGCGTCGTACGGACCCCGCGGCCGCCCAGCAGTGGCGTACGGCGGTGCGCGAGGTCCTCACCACCCTGGTGGCCGACGGGGCGCGGATCGTCGGCCTCGACGCCACGCACGGCTACGTCCTGCACCGCACCGAGCCCGAAGGAGACCTGGCATGA
- a CDS encoding PucR family transcriptional regulator, giving the protein MTPAATPTAAPTVNLRPRASLGRVLDDLGATLLQLVAGDVEGAPEIGGVVIHDPLDVPALPAGALVLAVGLEDETDVVALLRDLGEQGAAGLVLRAPAPVSDDVRRVVEATGVCLLVLSRGAPWAHLATMLRSLLAEGDIAVAGSESLGGLPSGDLFAVANAIASLLDAPVTIEDRRSRVLAFSGRQDEADPSRVETILGRQVPERYARALADQGVFRELHRTDRPVFVTPIPMDGDTFTRPRVAVAVRAGDEVLGSIWAAVPGPLSDERTEALCDAAKLVALHLLRVRAGADVQRRLRADLLSTALEGGVQAQGALDRLGLGGGVQLMVLGVAVTGSDVGAGPDDDAVVAHDRERLGDAFAVHLSGAHPRSAAALIGGVTYGLVPVPGVVDGAEDRAARIAQEFLDRVGDRRSAVVGIGPTAGDVTALAHSRACVDRVLRVLRDRPGGRPVARLADVHVESLMLEMRDIVAARGDRPEGALARLAAYDVQHRTNLVETLRAWLEAFGDVVAAAEGLFVHPNTFRYRLRRVAEVGGMDLDDPDVRYGALLQLRLLPPAAPASPAAPAPEHAAGG; this is encoded by the coding sequence ATGACCCCAGCGGCGACGCCCACGGCGGCCCCCACGGTGAACCTGCGTCCGCGCGCCAGCCTCGGGCGCGTGCTCGACGACCTCGGCGCCACCCTGCTCCAGCTGGTGGCCGGCGACGTCGAGGGTGCCCCCGAGATCGGGGGCGTGGTCATCCACGACCCGCTCGACGTGCCCGCGCTGCCGGCCGGCGCGCTGGTGCTCGCGGTCGGGCTCGAGGACGAGACCGACGTCGTCGCGCTCCTGCGCGACCTGGGCGAGCAGGGCGCCGCGGGGCTGGTGCTGCGCGCCCCCGCCCCGGTCAGCGACGACGTACGACGCGTGGTCGAGGCCACCGGGGTCTGCCTGCTGGTGCTGAGCCGGGGAGCGCCGTGGGCGCACCTCGCCACGATGCTGCGGTCCCTCCTCGCGGAGGGCGACATCGCCGTCGCCGGGTCCGAGTCGCTCGGCGGCCTGCCCTCCGGTGACCTGTTCGCCGTGGCCAACGCGATCGCCTCCCTGCTCGACGCCCCGGTCACGATCGAGGACCGCCGGTCGCGGGTGCTCGCCTTCTCCGGCCGCCAGGACGAGGCCGACCCGTCGCGGGTCGAGACCATCCTGGGCCGCCAGGTGCCCGAGCGCTACGCGCGGGCGCTCGCCGACCAGGGCGTGTTCCGCGAGCTGCACCGCACCGACCGCCCCGTCTTCGTCACCCCGATCCCGATGGACGGCGACACCTTCACCCGCCCGCGGGTCGCCGTGGCGGTCCGCGCCGGCGACGAGGTCCTCGGCTCGATCTGGGCCGCCGTCCCGGGCCCGTTGAGCGACGAGCGCACCGAGGCCCTCTGCGACGCCGCCAAGCTCGTGGCCCTCCACCTCCTGCGCGTGCGGGCCGGCGCCGACGTCCAGCGCCGGCTGCGCGCCGACCTGCTCAGCACCGCGCTCGAGGGCGGGGTCCAGGCCCAGGGTGCCCTGGACCGGCTGGGACTGGGCGGCGGCGTGCAGCTGATGGTGCTCGGGGTCGCGGTCACCGGGTCCGACGTCGGGGCGGGCCCGGACGACGACGCCGTGGTGGCCCACGACCGCGAGCGCCTGGGCGACGCGTTCGCCGTGCACCTGAGCGGCGCCCACCCCCGGTCGGCGGCGGCGCTCATCGGCGGCGTCACCTACGGACTGGTCCCGGTGCCGGGCGTCGTCGACGGCGCCGAGGACCGCGCCGCCCGCATCGCCCAGGAGTTCCTCGACCGGGTCGGCGACCGCCGCAGCGCCGTGGTCGGCATCGGCCCCACCGCGGGCGACGTCACCGCGCTCGCCCACTCCCGGGCCTGCGTCGACCGGGTCCTACGGGTCCTGCGCGACCGCCCCGGCGGCCGGCCGGTGGCGCGGCTGGCCGACGTGCACGTCGAGTCGCTGATGCTCGAGATGCGCGACATCGTGGCCGCTCGCGGCGACCGTCCCGAGGGGGCGCTGGCGCGCCTGGCGGCGTACGACGTCCAGCACCGGACCAACCTCGTGGAGACCCTACGGGCCTGGCTCGAGGCCTTCGGCGACGTGGTCGCGGCCGCCGAGGGGCTGTTCGTGCACCCCAACACCTTCCGCTACCGGCTGCGCCGCGTCGCCGAGGTCGGTGGGATGGACCTCGACGACCCCGACGTCCGCTACGGCGCGCTGCTCCAGCTCCGACTGCTGCCGCCGGCGGCCCCCGCGAGCCCGGCGGCCCCGGCCCCGGAGCACGCCGCAGGCGGATGA
- a CDS encoding M20 family metallopeptidase: protein MTTTLLPAFLDDLRELVECESPSADLAAVARSAEVVARLGTARLGTAPETIVLDGRTHLRWRLGDGPSRLLLVGHHDTVWPLGTLAERPFSVADGVVRGPGCFDMLTGLVMAFHALASLPDVDGVTLLVTGDEELGSPSSRGLIEDEARLAGAALVLEASADDGALKTGRKGVSLYDVGLHGRAAHAGLEPESGVNATLELAHQVQAVAALSDPSAGTTVTPTVATAGTTTNTVPATASFAVDVRVRTVAEQDRVDAAMRALGPVLPGARIEVRGGPNRPPLEEAMSDALWGRVRSLASELGLPAPTAVSVGGASDGNLTAGVGTPTLDGLGAVGGGAHADHEHVLLAPIAGRTALLTRLVADLLAHPLEHPSGATNTPLPTRGSRP from the coding sequence GTGACCACCACGCTCCTGCCCGCGTTCCTGGACGACCTGCGCGAGCTGGTGGAGTGCGAGTCGCCGTCCGCGGACCTCGCTGCTGTCGCCCGCTCGGCCGAGGTGGTGGCCCGGCTCGGCACCGCACGCCTCGGCACGGCCCCGGAGACGATCGTGCTCGACGGGCGCACCCACCTGCGGTGGCGCCTGGGCGACGGTCCGTCACGCCTGCTGCTCGTCGGCCACCACGACACGGTGTGGCCCCTCGGCACGCTCGCGGAGCGGCCGTTCTCGGTGGCCGACGGCGTCGTGCGCGGGCCCGGGTGCTTCGACATGCTCACCGGCCTGGTGATGGCGTTCCACGCCCTGGCTTCCCTCCCGGACGTCGACGGGGTGACCCTGCTCGTCACCGGTGACGAGGAGCTCGGCTCGCCCAGCTCGCGGGGGCTGATCGAGGACGAGGCCCGGCTCGCCGGGGCGGCGCTCGTGCTCGAGGCATCGGCCGACGACGGCGCGCTCAAGACCGGACGCAAGGGCGTCTCCCTCTACGACGTGGGCCTGCACGGCCGCGCCGCCCACGCCGGGCTCGAGCCCGAGAGCGGCGTCAACGCCACCCTCGAGCTGGCCCACCAGGTGCAGGCCGTCGCGGCGCTGTCCGACCCGTCGGCCGGTACGACGGTCACGCCGACCGTCGCCACCGCCGGCACGACCACCAACACCGTCCCGGCGACGGCGTCGTTCGCGGTCGACGTACGGGTGCGCACCGTCGCCGAGCAGGACCGGGTCGACGCCGCGATGCGCGCGCTGGGCCCGGTGCTCCCCGGTGCCCGCATCGAGGTGCGCGGCGGTCCCAACCGCCCACCCCTGGAGGAGGCGATGTCGGACGCGCTCTGGGGGCGCGTCCGGTCCCTCGCCAGCGAGCTCGGCCTGCCCGCCCCGACCGCCGTGTCCGTCGGCGGGGCCTCCGACGGCAACCTCACCGCCGGCGTCGGCACCCCGACCCTCGACGGCCTGGGTGCGGTCGGTGGCGGCGCCCACGCCGACCACGAGCACGTCCTGCTCGCGCCGATCGCCGGGCGCACCGCCCTGCTCACCCGGCTCGTCGCGGACCTGCTGGCCCACCCGCTGGAGCACCCGTCGGGCGCGACCAACACGCCCCTCCCGACTCGTGGATCGCGACCATGA
- a CDS encoding serine hydrolase — MTRRMRIDDLTALAVPSQPALSPDGSRAAYVVRTLDVDSDRPVDRLWIVGTDGSGAPRPLTSGPGDTTPRWSPDGSRLAFVRSDDGVAQVWLLHADGGEPEQVTSLRLGAGAPVWSPDGTRIAFTAPVDPAPRGTGPIVTTRIDYQADGVGMLASIRTQLHVLDLAGGTCRQVTDAPEHAGEPAWAADGRTLAFTRRVGADSDLTFRTAVHLLDVDDAAARPRVVALEDGVAAAVSFAADGSLLVVGHPGDLVGHAHLFRVPLEGTVGGEPVDLAGHLDRNVMPGATAYPGARPVDTPEGVLFCVRDRGCTHLWRAADDTTTPVLVGDGRVVSGLSVAGGVAAVALATPTSYGEIVVVDLATGAERVLTDHGASLADIELFVRQERTFTSADGTELQAWLVRDPALTGPGPLVVDVHGGPHNAWNGAADEMHPYHQELAARGWTVLLVNPRGSDGYGEAFYDGVNGAWGVADADDFLGPIDDLVAEGIADPERLAITGYSYGGFMSCYLTAQDHRFKAAVGGGVVSDLVSQFGTCDDGTCLSAYELGGMPWAEPERYAAMSPITRVADVRTPTLLLHGGADLTCDLGQAQQWHTSLRQLGVPTQLVIYPEQSHAFVLTGRPSYRMDYARRTVDWLEQHTLAAGRPRIDVAHWEQRLAELARRHQVPGASLGILRVSPYGEDEVVTTSYGVLNVETGVPTTPDSLFQIGSISKVWTATVAMQLVDEGLLELDAPLVEVLPELQLSDPDVTKSVTLRHLLNHTSGIEGDVFTDTGRGDDCLERYVDVLAEAGQNHPLGATWSYCNSGYSLIGRVIEKVTGTTWDQAMRDRLFTPLGLTRTVTLPEEALLHSAATGHVEHEGETLVAPVWTMARSVGPAGLITATAADVLTFARLHLADGVAPDGTRLLSEDAAAAMAAHQADLPDKIVLGDSWGLGWIRFGWDGQRLIGHDGNTIGQAAFLRVLPEAGFAVTLLTNGGHGRDLYQDLYRELFAELAGVAMPAPFTPPADPEVTADVDITPYVGRYERHSVLMEVLDGPDGPTLRTTLSGPIAELTADPVDEYPLVPVGPALFALRPPEVESWAPVTFYELPTGERYLHFGARATPRVD, encoded by the coding sequence GTGACCCGACGGATGCGCATCGACGACCTGACCGCCCTGGCGGTCCCCTCCCAGCCGGCCCTGTCGCCCGACGGCTCGCGGGCGGCGTACGTCGTCCGCACGCTGGACGTCGACAGCGACCGGCCGGTGGACCGGTTGTGGATCGTCGGCACCGACGGCAGCGGGGCTCCACGCCCCCTCACGAGCGGCCCCGGCGACACGACGCCGCGCTGGTCGCCCGACGGCTCGCGGCTGGCGTTCGTGCGGTCCGACGACGGCGTCGCGCAGGTCTGGCTGCTGCACGCCGACGGCGGTGAGCCCGAGCAGGTGACCTCGCTGCGGTTGGGGGCCGGCGCCCCGGTGTGGAGCCCGGACGGCACGCGGATCGCCTTCACCGCCCCGGTCGACCCGGCGCCCCGCGGCACCGGGCCGATCGTGACCACGCGCATCGACTACCAGGCCGACGGCGTCGGCATGCTCGCCTCGATCCGCACCCAGCTGCACGTGCTCGACCTGGCCGGCGGCACCTGCCGCCAGGTGACCGACGCACCCGAGCACGCCGGCGAGCCGGCCTGGGCCGCGGACGGCCGCACGCTCGCCTTCACCCGCCGCGTCGGAGCCGACAGCGACCTCACCTTCCGCACCGCGGTGCACCTGCTCGACGTCGACGACGCCGCAGCCCGACCCCGCGTCGTCGCCCTCGAGGACGGCGTCGCCGCCGCCGTCTCCTTCGCCGCCGACGGCAGCCTGCTCGTCGTGGGCCACCCCGGCGACCTCGTCGGCCACGCCCACCTGTTCCGCGTGCCGCTCGAGGGGACCGTCGGCGGCGAGCCCGTCGACCTGGCCGGCCACCTCGACCGCAACGTGATGCCCGGCGCCACGGCCTACCCCGGCGCCCGTCCCGTCGACACGCCCGAGGGCGTGCTGTTCTGCGTGCGCGACCGCGGGTGCACGCACCTGTGGCGGGCGGCCGACGACACCACCACGCCGGTGCTCGTCGGCGACGGCCGCGTCGTGTCCGGGCTCTCCGTCGCGGGCGGCGTCGCCGCGGTCGCGCTGGCCACCCCCACGTCGTACGGCGAGATCGTGGTCGTCGACCTCGCCACCGGCGCCGAGCGGGTGCTCACCGACCACGGCGCCTCGCTCGCCGACATCGAGCTCTTCGTGCGCCAGGAGCGCACCTTCACCAGCGCCGACGGCACCGAGCTGCAGGCCTGGCTGGTCCGCGACCCCGCGCTCACCGGCCCCGGCCCGCTGGTGGTCGACGTGCACGGCGGACCCCACAACGCGTGGAACGGCGCCGCCGACGAGATGCACCCCTACCACCAGGAGCTCGCCGCCCGCGGCTGGACGGTGCTGCTGGTCAACCCGCGCGGCAGCGACGGCTACGGCGAGGCGTTCTACGACGGGGTCAACGGCGCCTGGGGCGTCGCCGACGCCGACGACTTCCTGGGCCCGATCGACGACCTCGTCGCCGAGGGCATCGCCGACCCCGAGCGCCTCGCGATCACCGGCTACAGCTACGGCGGCTTCATGAGCTGCTACCTGACCGCGCAGGACCACCGGTTCAAGGCCGCCGTGGGCGGTGGGGTCGTCAGCGACCTGGTCAGCCAGTTCGGCACCTGCGACGACGGCACCTGCCTGAGCGCCTACGAGCTCGGCGGGATGCCGTGGGCCGAGCCGGAGCGGTACGCCGCGATGTCACCGATCACCCGCGTCGCCGACGTGCGCACGCCGACCCTGCTGCTGCACGGCGGCGCCGACCTCACCTGCGACCTCGGCCAGGCCCAGCAGTGGCACACCTCGCTGCGCCAGCTCGGCGTGCCGACCCAGCTGGTGATCTATCCCGAGCAGTCGCACGCGTTCGTGCTCACCGGCCGCCCGTCGTACCGGATGGACTACGCGCGCCGCACGGTCGACTGGCTCGAGCAGCACACGCTCGCGGCCGGGCGCCCGCGCATCGACGTCGCGCACTGGGAGCAGCGGCTCGCCGAGCTGGCCCGCCGGCACCAGGTGCCGGGTGCCTCGCTCGGCATCCTGCGGGTCTCGCCGTACGGCGAGGACGAGGTCGTGACCACGTCGTACGGCGTGCTCAACGTCGAGACCGGCGTGCCGACCACGCCCGACTCGCTGTTCCAGATCGGCTCGATCTCCAAGGTCTGGACCGCGACGGTCGCGATGCAGCTGGTCGACGAGGGGCTCCTGGAGCTCGACGCCCCGCTGGTCGAGGTGCTGCCCGAGCTGCAGCTGTCGGACCCCGACGTCACCAAGTCCGTCACGCTGCGCCACCTGCTCAACCACACCAGCGGCATCGAGGGCGACGTGTTCACCGACACCGGCCGCGGCGACGACTGCCTGGAGAGGTACGTCGACGTCCTGGCCGAGGCCGGCCAGAACCACCCGCTCGGCGCGACCTGGTCCTACTGCAACTCGGGCTACTCGCTGATCGGCCGGGTGATCGAGAAGGTCACCGGCACCACCTGGGACCAGGCCATGCGCGACCGGCTCTTCACGCCGCTCGGCCTCACCAGGACCGTGACGCTGCCCGAGGAGGCGCTGCTCCACAGCGCCGCCACCGGCCACGTCGAGCACGAGGGCGAGACCCTCGTCGCCCCGGTGTGGACGATGGCGCGCTCGGTCGGGCCCGCCGGGCTGATCACGGCCACGGCGGCCGACGTGCTCACCTTCGCCCGGCTGCACCTCGCCGACGGCGTGGCGCCCGACGGCACGCGGCTCCTCAGCGAGGACGCCGCCGCCGCCATGGCCGCGCACCAGGCCGACCTGCCCGACAAGATCGTGCTCGGCGACTCGTGGGGCCTGGGCTGGATCCGCTTCGGCTGGGACGGGCAGCGGCTCATCGGACACGACGGCAACACCATCGGCCAGGCCGCTTTCCTGCGGGTGCTGCCCGAGGCCGGCTTCGCGGTCACGCTGCTCACCAACGGCGGCCACGGCCGCGACCTCTACCAGGACCTCTACCGCGAGCTGTTCGCCGAGCTGGCCGGCGTCGCGATGCCGGCGCCGTTCACCCCGCCGGCGGACCCCGAGGTCACCGCCGACGTCGACATCACGCCGTACGTCGGGAGGTACGAGCGCCACTCCGTGCTGATGGAGGTGCTCGACGGCCCCGACGGGCCGACCCTGCGGACCACGCTGAGTGGCCCCATCGCCGAGCTGACGGCCGACCCGGTCGACGAGTACCCGCTGGTGCCGGTCGGACCCGCCCTGTTCGCCCTGCGCCCGCCCGAGGTCGAGAGCTGGGCGCCGGTGACCTTCTACGAGCTGCCGACCGGGGAGCGCTACCTCCACTTCGGTGCCCGTGCCACGCCCCGGGTCGACTGA
- the menC gene encoding o-succinylbenzoate synthase, which yields MRLTGVELRWVSLPLVSPFRTSFSTQTTRDLLLLRVVTDEAEGWGECVAMAAPLYSEEYVDGAADALRRFLVPALAAARGPLTGPAVARVLEPFHGHRMAKAALEMGVLDAELRAADRPLSRELGAVHDRVPCGVSVGIMDDLGALLDAVGGYLDEGYVRIKLKIEPGWDVAPVRAVRERFGDDVLLQVDANTAYTLADARHLARLDPFDLLLIEQPLPEDDLFGHADLARLITTPVCLDESITSARTAAAAIRLGACSVVNIKPGRVGGYLEARRIHDLCVAHGVPVWCGGMLETGLGRAANVALAALPGFTMPGDTSASDRYYATDVTAPFVLDDGHLTVPTGPGLGVEPLPDALAAVTTATEWIPV from the coding sequence ATGAGGCTGACCGGTGTCGAGCTGAGGTGGGTGTCGCTGCCCCTGGTGTCGCCCTTCCGCACCTCGTTCTCCACCCAGACCACCCGCGACCTGCTGCTGCTGCGGGTCGTCACCGACGAGGCCGAGGGCTGGGGCGAGTGCGTGGCGATGGCCGCGCCGCTCTACTCCGAGGAGTACGTCGACGGGGCGGCCGACGCGCTGCGCCGCTTCCTCGTGCCGGCCCTGGCTGCGGCACGCGGACCGCTCACCGGACCCGCCGTCGCCCGCGTGCTGGAGCCCTTCCACGGCCACCGGATGGCCAAGGCCGCGCTCGAGATGGGCGTGCTCGACGCCGAGCTGCGCGCGGCCGACCGGCCCCTGTCGCGCGAGCTCGGCGCGGTGCACGACCGGGTCCCGTGCGGCGTGTCGGTCGGCATCATGGACGACCTCGGGGCCCTGCTCGACGCCGTCGGCGGCTACCTTGACGAGGGCTACGTCCGGATCAAGCTCAAGATCGAGCCCGGATGGGACGTCGCTCCGGTCCGCGCCGTCCGCGAGCGCTTCGGCGACGACGTGCTGCTGCAGGTCGACGCCAACACCGCCTACACCCTGGCCGACGCGCGTCACCTCGCGCGGCTCGACCCCTTCGACCTGCTCCTCATCGAGCAGCCGCTGCCCGAGGACGACCTCTTCGGGCACGCGGACCTCGCCCGGCTGATCACCACCCCGGTCTGCCTGGACGAGTCGATCACCTCGGCACGGACCGCAGCGGCCGCGATCCGGCTGGGCGCCTGCTCGGTGGTCAACATCAAGCCGGGGAGGGTCGGCGGCTACCTCGAGGCGCGCCGCATCCACGACCTGTGCGTGGCGCACGGGGTGCCCGTGTGGTGTGGCGGCATGCTCGAGACCGGTCTGGGGCGCGCCGCCAACGTCGCCCTCGCCGCCCTGCCAGGCTTCACGATGCCGGGCGACACCTCGGCCTCGGACCGCTACTACGCCACCGACGTGACCGCCCCCTTCGTACTCGACGACGGCCACCTCACCGTGCCCACGGGACCGGGCCTGGGCGTCGAGCCGTTGCCCGACGCGCTCGCCGCCGTCACCACCGCCACGGAGTGGATCCCGGTCTGA